Genomic window (Nitrosophilus kaiyonis):
TTATAAGTTTTGCAGGAGGTTTTCCTCTGTGGATACCATATTTTCTTTTAGTAACTTTGCTTATTTCAAAATTCATATTTGCACATAAAACATTTAAATCTGTCCCTTCAATTTCTGCTTCGTGGTTAAATTTATGAGCTGGGAAAAACACATTTCCTTGAGAGTGGTAATCAAGAGCAATAGTAATATTTGGATGAGAATCAACAAACTTTTTTATAGCTTTTGTTTCAGGCTCACTAAAAGGCTCAGGTCCTCCATAGATATTTGATGAATAGTTTGTGCTTTTTACCCATCCTACACTAAAATTTCTATTTAAATCCACACCATAACTTCCATCAGGATTTTTTCTTCTATTTTTTCTCCAAAATGAATAATGATTTCTTGAATACTCAAATCCATCTGGATTTAATACAGGAACGATATATAGAGTGTTTTTAGATAGAGCACTTATTACTCTTGGGTCTTTTTTATGATTTTTTAAAATATAATCTATAAAAGCAACCGCCAATTCATTTCCTATCCACTCTCTTGCATGAATTGTTCCTGTATATAAAAGGGCTGGTTTTAAATCTGCAAACTCAACATCTAAGCTAATAGTTGCTAAAATAATATCTCTATTTTCCCAAGTTTTTCCTATACTTTGAATTTTTATAAGGTGTGGATACTCTTTTACTTTTTTTTCTAAAAAATCAATAGTGTCTTGGTATGATTTATATTGATGTTTCAATTTTCTCCTTTTTAAATTCTTCCCAGGCTTTTAAAAGTTTTGAGAGAGTTTTATCCTTTATACCTTTAATCTCTAATAAACTATCTGGATTATTATCAAGTTCAAAAGCTATATTAAAAGCATCAATTTGCTCTAAAATTTTTTTATATTTTTTCTTACCAAGACTCTCTTTCAAAAACTCTTTAATATCTTCTTCAGTATAGTTTATAGGCTCCTCATCACTTACCTCTTCAAAAATATGCTCTTCGCTAGATTGCAGTCTTGCTTTTTTTTCTTTTTTTGGTTTTTCATTCCAAAAGCCTTTGCATTTTTTTGTAAAATCATACTTTTCACTTGGCCACTCTTCATAATCTCTATCTTCAGTATTGAGCATAGGATACTCTTCATCAAGCTCCCATATTTTATGAGTCTCTCCGCTCTCATCCATTTTTTGTTTATTTAAAAAGTATGCTCCATCAAAACTTGGCGTATATCTTCCAAAAGTTATATATCTCATTGTTCTAAGAAGCGAGCTATCTATCTTTCCAAGCTCTTCCCAGTTATAAACAGGAATATTTGGCTTTGGAAATCTACCATTACTTAGTTTCCACATCAAATATTGCCCTATCCAATCTCTAATATATGGAAATGCAGCAAATGCAGTAGCACACTCAAGTATTCTATATTTACCATCCTCTTTTCCAACGGCTATATCACAAGCCCAATACTCTGCATTTGCAGCTTTGCTAACCTTTACAGCCAGATCCAAAACCCCTTTTGGAACATCCATATAATCCATACTGCCGCCTTGGCTTGTATTTGTCAGCCAGTGCCCTTTTGGAGGTCTTCTCCAAAATGCGCAAACCGGTTTATGTCCGATTAACATCACTCTAATATCTGCACTCATAGGAACAAAATCTTGAACATAAATTGGACAATATTTTTTACTCTCTAAAAGCTCTTTAGCCTCTTCAAAACTGTCAACCTTATGTACATAATATCCACCATAGTTGCTTGGACCATAACTTCTTTTTATAATTTTTGGATATGTTGTATTTTTTAAAAACTCCATCCCCTCTTTTTTATCATAAAAGATATAGGTTTTTGGCACCGGAATATCATATTTCCAACAAAATCTTGTAACATTTTCTTTACTTTTATTGGCAAACTGTGCATCAAGGCTTGGGATAAATCTTACGTTTGGAAGCTCTCTAGCAATTTTTCTAAAGGTCTCATATGCCGTTGCTGGAATATTTCCAATTAAAACATCAATCTTTTTCTTCTTCACCTCTTTTATAAATCGCTCTTCATCACCTTTCCAGTGATAGACAACTGTCTCTATTTTATCCGGCCAACCTCTAAAGTTGCTCCTATCAAAAAATCTAAGCACATAATCTAGATATAATAGCCCTATTTTAGGAAGCTTTTTCATTTTTTATCCTTTATTTTTTTATTTATCAATTCAACTATTTTTTCTATTTTTTTATCATTAAAATTTAAACCCAATTTTTCTTGTTCTGGAGTTGCAAATGCAGGAATTCCATTTACCTCTAAAACAACATACTCTTCATGCTCTCTATCATAAATAATATCTACCCCTGCAATTTCGATATTTAGCGCTTTTGCAGCTCTTTTTGCTAAATTAATTACCTCTTCATCGCAATCTCTTACAATAACACTTCCTCCACTTGTAACATTGGTTCTCCAATCACCTTTTTTTGCTTTTCTTCCATAACAAGCAATAAATTCTCCATCAACTAAATCTACTCTAAAATCACTACCATCATAATCAATAAACTTTTCTATATAGAAAAATCTCAAATCTGTCTGATTTAAAAAAGGTAAAATCATATCAAGTTTATCTTTACTATCAACAAGAGCCATTCCTAAACCGCCCCATCCGTCAACAGTTTTAAAAACAGCTTTTCCCCATTCTAAAACTTTGTTTCGAATAGTTTCTATATCTTCTCTATGGCATAAAAAATAGTCTGCTGTTTTAATACCATTTTTTCTTAATATATCATTTGTTTTAAATTTATCTTCACTGATACTAAATGCACTAAAATTATTAATACATGTGATATGCTTATCTAACTGTTCATACATGTATACTTGATATTTTGTCTGCTCACCTGCGTTATAACTAAAAAAGCAGTCAAGCTCATACATATTTATTCCATTTAATAATATTTTTCCATTTTCCGCTATGGCATATCGTAAATTTAATCCTGTAAATACTTTATGAGAATAATCTTGGAGTCTATTTACAAGCTTTTTTTGAATAATATCTCCTCCCCCATTTTGATACATCCATATGCCAACATTTGCCATATAAATCCTTTAAGATTTTTTTCTTATAATACTTAAAATGATATTTAAAAAGGTTTAAAGTATGTATGATTTTAGTGAATTAGCTGAACTTATAAATATAAACTCATATACAAAAAATAAAGATGGAGTTGATAAAAATGGACAAATAATGAGAGAAAAGTTTGAAAAACTTGGATTTAAAACAACTGTTTATAAAAGAGAAAATATTGGAAATCATCTTCTTTTTCAATCTCCAAAAAAAGATGGAAAAAAAATGCTTTTACTTGGTCATTTAGATACTGTATTTCCGCTTGGAAGTTTTGAAGAGTTTAGTGAAGATGAAGAGTGGATTTATGGGCCTGGGGTTTGCGATATGAAAGGCGGAAATATGGTTATGGTTGAAGCGTTAAGAAGGCAGAAGGAAATTTTTAATATAGATGTTTTGCTTGTTAGTGATGAAGAGACAGGAAGTGAGGATTCAAAAAATCTTACATATAATTTAGCGAAAAATTACGATTACTGTTTAGTTTTTGAAGCTGCTGGAAAGAATGATGAGATAGTTACCGCAAGAAAAGGAATAGCAACATTTTATATAGATATAATTGGAAAAGCTGCTCATGCTGGAAACTGCTATACTCAAGGAGCAGATGCAAATCAAGAAGCAGCTCATAAGATTTTAGCACTTTCTCATTTAACAGATTTAAATAATCATACAACTGTAAATGTTGGGAAAATTGAGGGTGGAATTGGAGCAAATACTATAAGTCCATATGCAAAATTGATTTGTGAAGCAAGATTTGTAAGTGCTAAAGAGAGAGATAGAGTCTTTGATGAGATAAATGAGATAGTTAACACATCTTTTATTAAAGATACAAATTCTACATTAAGTGGCGGACTTCAAAGAGATGTTATGGAAGAAACTAGTGAGCAGTTAAATTTTATAAAAAAGTTAGAAAAATGGAGTGGAAAGAAACTACTCACAGAAAAAAGAGGCGGAGGAAGTGATGCAAACATTGCAGCCAGTGCTGGATGTATTACTTTAGATGGATTTGGTCCATATGGAGATGGAGATCATACTATTCATGAAAGAGCAAGCAAAAAAAGTTATATTGATAGAATAGAATTAGTTAGTAAAATATTTTCAGAATTTATAAAAAATTAATAATATAGAATATATTATTAAAATTTATATTTAAATAATTTTGTATTAGTCTTTTTTCGTGGAAGGACAGAATGGGGGTTGATATTAAAGGTTTTATAAAAAAAGAGATAAAAAAAGAGTATTTTAGATTTTGGATAGTAAAGAAAAATTGGAAATTTCTTTATAAAGGGTTAAAATCACTTCTTAAAAATAAGCCAAAAGCAGGTGAACTGGAAGAATTTGGTAAAGAGTGTTATGAAAACTCTATTCCTTTTGGAGAGATTTCAATTTTTTTAGATATTTTTTCCAAAAAGCTAAGTGAAAATGAGAAAAAAAATCTTGATAAAAACAAAAATAGTTTTGCAAAAGGGTATATTGATGCAAGACTTCCAAATGAAATAATAAATTTTACAAATCAAGTTCACAATAATGGAATTTTTGTATCAAAAGATAAAATTATTATCTCAAAATATTTGACTTTCTGGCTTATAGAGTTTATAGAGCATATTTTATATCATACACCTGCTCCAGAAACTTCGGAAAAGAAAAGCGATTTTGGCAAATGGCTAAAAGAGTATAAAGGTGTATATTTTGATGATGAAAAGATAAAAAAACATTTTATAACTCTTAGCTCGTCAATGCATCATACAGCTGCGGATGCAATATTTTTTTATCATGAAAAAGAATATTTTTATTTTGTTTTGTTATATCTTGATATGCTCTCTTTTGCGCTTCAATTGCAAGGACTTTTAAGTTCACTGTTTCTTGAGGAAAAACTTCTATCTTTATATATTGATCCAGTTACTGAAATTCCAAATAGATTTCAACTTCAAAAAGATTTTAAAATTTTTAAAAATCCAACTCTGCTTTTGGTAAATATTAGAGATTTTTCTAAAATAAATGCAATTTATGGAAATAGATTTGGAGATAGTGTATTAAAAATAGTTGCTAAATTTATTGAAACATTAGATATTATAAAAGTTTATAGAATTTTTGCAGATGAGTTTGCTATTCTTGTAGACAGTGATAAACTCGCAAAAAAAGTATTTAATGATCTTGATGAGAAAATTGTTTTAAAAGAGATAGGATATACAGTCTCTTTTTATGGTGCATATAAAAAATTGAGTGAAACTGCTCTTGAAGAGTGTGAATATGCTCTAATTAATGCTAAAGAGAAAAAACTTGTTAATGCTGATGAGATAAAAGATTTGATAAACCAATACAAAAATGAACTCTCTTTAACTAATATTTTAAAAGCATCTTTAACAACCGATTCAGTTGTCCCATTTTTTCAGCCGATATTTGATTATAAAAAAGGTAAGATTAATAAATATGAGTGTTTAATGAGAGTTATTGAAAAAGATAAAATATTAAATCCAGGCCAATTTTTAGATGATTTAAAAAAGATGCCAATCTATTCAGAATATACTAAAACAATATTAAATAAAAGTTTTGAAACATTTAAAAATACAAAATATGAATTTTCAGTAAATTTTTCTGTTTTAGATATAGAAAATATGTACACTGTTTCTTATTTAAAAGCTTTAATAAAGCAGTATCCAGAAGTTGCAAATAGATTAACAATTGAGATAACTGAATCAGAAGCCATTAAAAACTATAAAACTATTAACAATTTTATAAAAGAGATTAAAAATTACGGAGTAAAAATTTCTTTGGATGATTTTGGTACAGGATTTTCAAATTTTTCACAGATATCAAAGCTTGATTTAGATTATGTAAAAATTGATGGGTCTATAATTTCAAATATTTTAAATGATGATAAAGTGAAAAAAATATTTTATTCTATTTTAGATCTTGCAAAAAGTATGAATTTAAAAACGGTTGCTGAATTTGTATCTGATAAAGAGATTTTTGAATTTTTAAAAGATAGTGATGTTGATTTGGCTCAAGGATATTTTATAGGAAAACCTGAGCCAAAATTACAAGAGAATTAGATTTTATAGCCTAATTCTCTTGCATATCTTTTTATATTTTCAAGCCTCTTTTCAATAGGTGGATGAGAAGCAAAAAGATCTAAAAATCCAACAATCCCAAATGCTTTCATATTAGCTGGAAGAGCAACCTGCTCTTTTGGGATTTGTCCAAGTTTAGCAAGAGCATAATATATCCCTTGAGGACCATCGAGTTTAACAGCTCCCTCATCTGCTCTAT
Coding sequences:
- a CDS encoding M20 family metallopeptidase, which produces MYDFSELAELININSYTKNKDGVDKNGQIMREKFEKLGFKTTVYKRENIGNHLLFQSPKKDGKKMLLLGHLDTVFPLGSFEEFSEDEEWIYGPGVCDMKGGNMVMVEALRRQKEIFNIDVLLVSDEETGSEDSKNLTYNLAKNYDYCLVFEAAGKNDEIVTARKGIATFYIDIIGKAAHAGNCYTQGADANQEAAHKILALSHLTDLNNHTTVNVGKIEGGIGANTISPYAKLICEARFVSAKERDRVFDEINEIVNTSFIKDTNSTLSGGLQRDVMEETSEQLNFIKKLEKWSGKKLLTEKRGGGSDANIAASAGCITLDGFGPYGDGDHTIHERASKKSYIDRIELVSKIFSEFIKN
- a CDS encoding ATP-grasp domain-containing protein produces the protein MANVGIWMYQNGGGDIIQKKLVNRLQDYSHKVFTGLNLRYAIAENGKILLNGINMYELDCFFSYNAGEQTKYQVYMYEQLDKHITCINNFSAFSISEDKFKTNDILRKNGIKTADYFLCHREDIETIRNKVLEWGKAVFKTVDGWGGLGMALVDSKDKLDMILPFLNQTDLRFFYIEKFIDYDGSDFRVDLVDGEFIACYGRKAKKGDWRTNVTSGGSVIVRDCDEEVINLAKRAAKALNIEIAGVDIIYDREHEEYVVLEVNGIPAFATPEQEKLGLNFNDKKIEKIVELINKKIKDKK
- a CDS encoding ATP-grasp domain-containing protein; this translates as MKKLPKIGLLYLDYVLRFFDRSNFRGWPDKIETVVYHWKGDEERFIKEVKKKKIDVLIGNIPATAYETFRKIARELPNVRFIPSLDAQFANKSKENVTRFCWKYDIPVPKTYIFYDKKEGMEFLKNTTYPKIIKRSYGPSNYGGYYVHKVDSFEEAKELLESKKYCPIYVQDFVPMSADIRVMLIGHKPVCAFWRRPPKGHWLTNTSQGGSMDYMDVPKGVLDLAVKVSKAANAEYWACDIAVGKEDGKYRILECATAFAAFPYIRDWIGQYLMWKLSNGRFPKPNIPVYNWEELGKIDSSLLRTMRYITFGRYTPSFDGAYFLNKQKMDESGETHKIWELDEEYPMLNTEDRDYEEWPSEKYDFTKKCKGFWNEKPKKEKKARLQSSEEHIFEEVSDEEPINYTEEDIKEFLKESLGKKKYKKILEQIDAFNIAFELDNNPDSLLEIKGIKDKTLSKLLKAWEEFKKEKIETSI
- a CDS encoding EAL domain-containing protein: MGVDIKGFIKKEIKKEYFRFWIVKKNWKFLYKGLKSLLKNKPKAGELEEFGKECYENSIPFGEISIFLDIFSKKLSENEKKNLDKNKNSFAKGYIDARLPNEIINFTNQVHNNGIFVSKDKIIISKYLTFWLIEFIEHILYHTPAPETSEKKSDFGKWLKEYKGVYFDDEKIKKHFITLSSSMHHTAADAIFFYHEKEYFYFVLLYLDMLSFALQLQGLLSSLFLEEKLLSLYIDPVTEIPNRFQLQKDFKIFKNPTLLLVNIRDFSKINAIYGNRFGDSVLKIVAKFIETLDIIKVYRIFADEFAILVDSDKLAKKVFNDLDEKIVLKEIGYTVSFYGAYKKLSETALEECEYALINAKEKKLVNADEIKDLINQYKNELSLTNILKASLTTDSVVPFFQPIFDYKKGKINKYECLMRVIEKDKILNPGQFLDDLKKMPIYSEYTKTILNKSFETFKNTKYEFSVNFSVLDIENMYTVSYLKALIKQYPEVANRLTIEITESEAIKNYKTINNFIKEIKNYGVKISLDDFGTGFSNFSQISKLDLDYVKIDGSIISNILNDDKVKKIFYSILDLAKSMNLKTVAEFVSDKEIFEFLKDSDVDLAQGYFIGKPEPKLQEN